AGTGTGCAATGTAACTTATAAGTTGCGCCAGTCGCAGATGTCAGTAGGAGGTAATTTCGATATACACCGATTAGAACAGGTTGGATATCGGCGTATTACTCAACAGGGTTCATTTTTCTATGAGCTTCCGTCGCAAATGCTAAATAGTCTTCCAACGGTTCAAGCCCAATTGATTTTCTTCTTTTGTTCACCTGTTTGGGTCTTATTATCGGTTCTGGTACCGCCGTCCTGCTTTCGTCATAGGTCACTTGCGTGCCATAGACTTGAGGTTTTCCTAGGTTGATATTGACCCTATCCGTAAGTGAAGCAAAATTTGATGCAGTCGCTTTTTTTCGTTTGACCTCTTTTTTCATTTCCTTCAATACATCCTGTTGAAAACTTATATCATGGTCGCTGTGTTGTACACAAAGCCAGAAATTTTTTTCACTTTCCTTTCCTACCTTGTCATAATTGGGGTAACCGTATTCCTGAAAGATTTGCTTCGCAAATGCTGTGTTTCTTATGTAGGTTTCCCTTACAATAGCTCTTAGCGAATCGCGATCTTCAATTTTACCATAACGAACATCCTGCCCTGTTTTTTTATCAATAAGCGCCATACTGTCTAGCTGCTTTTTTAATAACGGAAGTTGAATAGATTCCTGTCCACTGATGATGTCGGTCCAAAAAAATAATAATATCCCAAGTAAGATTTTCATAATTAAGTTTTTAATGTAAAGCCATTGTGGGAAAATGGGCAAATCCAAATATAAACAATCACACTTAAACGATCAAGTCTCTGTATGGGCTACCGTTCTGTTTATTCTTTCCTGAACAAAATCGCCATTCCTTGTTCAATATAAATTATTGAAGTTACTTTTTGCATAAGAAGATTGAAAAAATAATTTTAGATTTACCTAATAATTAGCTAATAATAACTCAAAAAATATGCTGACAGACATCAACCCCAAAATACCTATGCGCAATAATGCCGTAACAAGGGATTTTTACATTAATAAGTTAGATTTTAAGGAATTTGGAAATGCTGACTATGACGGCTACCTGATGGTGCACAAAGACAGCATACAGATTCATTTCTTTGAGTTTAAAGAGCTTGATCCAAAAGAGAATTACGGACAAGTATATATTCGGACTGATGATATCGATGGATTATATCAATCGATGTTGGAAAATAAAATAGGCATACATCCAGCAGGAAGCTTACAAACAAAGCCCTGGGGGCAAAAAGAATTTTCAGTGCTCGACCCAGACAATAACCTGCTAACTTTTGGGCAAAGTATATAAAAAACGCAATAACGGAATTGGCATCCCGATAGCTAATAACAGGTTCCGTAGCTCGATGTGAACAGACTAACTATGAAAGCAAGTAGTTGTAAGTTTCTGGAAATCAATAGTATTTATGTTTTATCAAAGTGACACTATTATAATACGTGAATTTAAAATAGAAGAGATATCGTTGTTCTCCGAACTCTTCGATAGTCTAAATGTCACCCGCTATTTACCGTACAAGACGCCTGAAGAGTATAGGGAAATGTTCCATACAGCCCTGAAAGATTATAAAAAAGGACTTTTCAGTCGGTGGGGAGTATTCAATACCGTGAATAACGACTTTATAGGCATGTGTCTCGCTCGGCATTTCGCGGATATTCCCAGCCAGTTAGAAATCGGATATACACTTAGTGAGCGATATTGGGGGAAGGGTATTGCAACAGAAGTGTGCAGCGCACTGGTCCATTATTGCTTCTCTCATACCGATAGAAAAGAAGTAGTAGCGGTAACAGCACTTGATAATATTGGTTCGCAGAAAGTGCTGGCAAAAACCGGATTCAAGCAGAAGGATAATTTAATTAGAGATAATGACGAATTGGCGTATTTTGTGATCCAACGGAACACTTTTCTTGCAGCTCTGGAACAGTAAAAATAAGCAGGCAAGTTTTAACAGTATAATCTTCCGTTTCTAGGGAGTTGCACGGACTCTCCTTACTTTCTTAAAATCTTTTCCATTGTCCTTCCTTTCGCCAATTCATCAACCATTTTATCCAAATAACGAATTTTTTGCATGAGTTTGTCTTCGATTTCTTCCACACGATACCCACAGATCACACCTGTAATTTTCGAGACATTGGGATTGATTTGAGGAGCCTGAGCAAAAAAGGTTTCGAAGTCAGTTTTGTCGTCGATATGCTGTTGCAAGGTTTGTTCATTATACCCCGTCAGCCAAAATATAATTTCATCTACCTCTGCTTTCGTCCGTCCCTTTTTTTCCGCTTTTTGGATATAATACGGATAAACGCTGGCAAAAGACATTCTGTAAACTCTTGTATTATCCATTTTTTATAAATTATTTATCAAGGTTTTAACTCAAATATACGCAACAACCTTGTGGATTCAATGGCAGTGCCTTTAATTTAAGATCACTTTCGTTGCTACCAAACCTTATGCTATAATATTCACCAATTTGTTGAACACATCATTTGCTTCGGGCATGTTCAGAAAAATCCACGCGTGGTACATTTGCTTGTATTCGTAATAAGTAATCGGAACAGATTTTTCCTTTGCCATTGCCACGAATTTTCGCGCATCTGGTAACAGGACTTCGTGAGTTCCCATAAATAAGTGGATCGGGGCCAGGCCATCGAGAGGGCCGTATATGGGGCTTATCATATAATCGTCAGTTTTTGTGCCGGCAGTATAAGCTGAAATTGCCGTTTTCATCCCTTTTACGTCAATATAGGGATCGTATTGATCAATTTCCTGAATTTCGGGATGCTGTATGGTGGCATCCAATAATGGAGATAATAAAATAATGTGGGATGGTTGCTGAAGTCGTTGTTTCTGGGCATGTTGTGCGAGCGATAGCGCGATTCCTCCGCCTGCCGAAAATCCCATTAATATAACATTTTCTCCCCCTGCAGAACTGACTAAATCTGCGTATACGGGCACAACCATATCAAACACATCCTGATAGTTGTTTGTAGGAGTCAAAGGATAATCGGGCACCACAATGCCGATATCTGTATGCTGCACAATCTTGTTGAGGAAGACCCAATCGTATTTGGTGATATTATAGACAAAACCGCCGCCATGTACAAAAAATAGATAACGTTGGGGGCTGGTATCTTTTTTTTTGAGTTTCCATACCTTTCTTCCTGTAGATGATGTACGATAGATAACATCACATTGCTTTTTTACTTTAGTTGGTATACCGGCTGCTTTATGTGCCTTAGTGAAATCTCCATTCTTGAATTGTTTCTGAATCTTTGTTTTTATACCGGCCAGCCGGATGATTAAACGATAGATTTTGCTTTTGAAACTTGGTTTTTCCATCTTGTAATAATTTGTGTTCTGAACAGGCTGATTGTCTTTCACCCCACCATTTCATATCGTTCGGTAGGGTCAAAGGTAGATGTAAAAACAAGACGATTTTTTAGCAAATGCTAAATATGGTAATCCTCATATCTGGGCGCGCATACGGCTAAGCGTCACGGGAGACATGCCTAAGTACGAGGCTATAGCTCCCAGCGATGCCCGTTGCAAGATAAACGGATGGCGTGAAAGTAATTTGCGATAGCGTTCCAATGCGCTATCGAACTGGAGTGACAAGGTTCTTTCCTCTAGCGCGAGATAGTACTTTTCCATCAGAAAGCGGTACAGTTTCAACAGTATCGGGTTTTCCTTGCAAAGGTTTAAAAATTCCTCGTAGTTAATCTTTAGTAGGACCGAATCTTCCAATATTTCCACACTTTCATTACTGCTTGTTTGTGTAAACAGCGCGTAAGTGGATGTTATGATATCATTTTCCCGAGCAAATAGGGTGGTGATTTGCTTGTCATCAATGACGGAAAAAATTCGTGCAAATCCTTTTTGAATAATATAAAAATGGTTGCAACGCTGGCCTTTTCTTATCAACGTGGAGCCTTGGGCAACATTTAGGGTGACTACCAGCTTTTCGAGATGATCAACGGCCTCGCGGGGCAAACTCGCTATATCGAATATGTTTTCTAATGCGGGAATCAAATTATTTAAAGATGTACTTACACTTGACGATGTCCACGGCTCATCTTACTGCTGTCCTCTTCAACAAAGATATTGAATTTACAGGAAAAAGCGGTCGAACCACCCCAATGAAAGTAATTGCTCATCGAGTTGCCTAATTTTGTCAGAAATGGTGATGGTTTTTATTTTACTTGGTCACTTTCTTTCTTTCTAAATGCCACAATTCTTTTTATCAAGTCTAATGGTAATTCATCCCTACTTGGAAGCTGAATAGCAGATTTAGTAACTTTCAACTTTTTCAGTTCGGGCTCAAATTCTTTTAGCAAGGCTTCGCTCCACGGACTTGAAAGTGAGATGTGTTTTGTATAAGCCGAATAATAAATTAGATAGCCCTTTTTATATTTGAAAGCCGGAATCTGGTAGCTAATTACCTCTTCTGCTTCGGGAACAACCTCTCTGATTACCTTACGGATTTTCTGCATTCTTTCCTGCACTTCCATAGGGAAAGCATTGTGATACTCGTCAATAGTTTTGAAATCTGTTTTAGCCATTGTTATGAAGTCTAAAGTTATAGGAATATTAAATTGAAATACAGCCAAAAATCCGCTTTCCATCCTAAAGGTACGTATATCTCCCAAAAGTAGTGCTATCTGACTGATTATAATACGAATTGGCCCCTTTCTTTCAACGCTCTATTTTAGTATATTTTGGTGATAAGTCTGTTACTTAGTTTTTGTTTTATCTTTTCACTGGCAGTGAAGACGTGTTCGTGGCGACTGGAATAGCATCATGGTACATTCGCATCCCTATACCCATAAAGGCGATACTTTCAAAACAACTTCAGTTTCTCTATAAGATACTCGATGGAAAGTGGCGGAATTTTTTTGAGTTTGCCAGTCGTGTTTAATGAATAATGGCAAGATGTATTAAGTAAAGTGGAAACTTTGCAGTAAAAAAAAATATTTTAGCTTAAATAGCAATTATTTTGATAGTTTTAATATTTAGCGCGTATTACCTATATCCAGTGCCACAGCACGAGATTGACTTATCCAGTGGAATGAATAGTCAGCATGCAGGATATTAATAATAACAGTTAGTGAAAATTATAAAACCATTTAAAATATTTTTAGCATATGAATAGGCGTTTTTTGCGAAAGGTACTCGTGATAGTAGGACTTATCACCGGAATAGTTCCGGTGCAGGCCCAGCAGGAAGTGAATAAACTTCCAGATTGGGCTTTTGGTGGCTTCGTTCGGCCTGACGGTGTAAACCCCGTGATTTCCCCAAGGGAAAACACCCTATTTCAAGATCCGATGAGCGGAAAGAAAGTGGCATGGGAGTCCAATGATACGTTTAACCCCGCCGCCGCAGTGAAAGACGGTGAGATAGTTGTGCTGTACCGGGCAGAAGATAAGTCTGGAGTGAAGATCGGACATCGCACATCGCGCATAGGCTATGCTGCGAGTAAAGACGGTATATCTTTTACACGTAAAGAAACACCGGTTTTCTATCCGGCAGATGATGCACAGAAAAGTTTTGAATGGCCCGGAGGAACGGAAGACCCCCGTGTGGCAGTAACTGAAGAAGGCCTGTACGTATTATTTTACACCCAATGGAATAGGGATATCGCCCGCTTGGGAGTGGCTACTTCGAGGGATCTGGTTAGCTGGGAAAAGCATGGGCAGATCTTTCGTAAAGCAGAAAACGCTGATTTGATAGTGGATAAATTCCATAAATCTGCCTCCATAGTTACAGCGGTAAAAGACGGCAAGCAGGTTATTGCAAAGGTTAACGGCAAATACTGGATTTATTGGGGTGAAGACGGTGTATTTGGTGCTACTTCTGATAATCTAATAGATTGGGAGCCCGTTATAGACGAAAATAACAAGTTAAAAGCATTTATATCGCCAAGAGAAGGTTATTTTGATAGTGATTTAACGGAATGCGGGCCACCGGCCGTTTTGACCGAGCACGGCATTTTACTTTTATATAATGGTAAAAACAATCCCAACAAAGGAGATAGTCGTTTCAATAAAGGCACTTATAGCGCCGGGCAGGTTTTGTTTGATGTAAATGATCCAACGAGGGTTATTGGTCGGTTGGATGTGCCGTTCTTGAGGCCGATGGAACCCTTTGAAAAGAGCGGGCAATATGTTGATGGTACCGTGTTCATCGAAGGATTGGTGTATTTCCAGGAAAAATGGTTCCTGTATTATGGCTGTGCCGATTCTAAAGTAGGTGTTGCAATTTATGACCCGGCCTATCCGGCCCAAGCTGACCCACTGCCTTAATAAATTTGAGAAAACATAGCTATATCAATATGAAAAATATCGAAGAAACTGTTCTTGGCGCCGACGTTGGAGGCTCTCATATAACTGCCGCTATCGTCGACACGGTAGGACGATCTGTGGTGCCGCACAGTTTAGTTCGCAGAAGAATTGATGCACACGCTTCAGCTTCTGTAATTATGGACGCTTGGGTGGCTGCATTGAACGCGGCAGAGGAGGCCTGGGGCAGCAAATGCACCTATCTGGCGGTGTCAATGCCCGGGCCCTTCGATTACGAACGAGGTATATCATTAATTAAGGGCATGAACAAATATGAGGCACTTTATGGCATAGATATCAGACAGGTATTTGCCGAACGGATGAAACTCCCGGTTAACTGTGTCCGGTTTGTGAATGATGCAGAGGCTTTTTTACGTGGTGAAGTGCTTGCGGGCCCCGGCAGTGATGTTAACAGGGTTTTTGGTGTGACACTCGGAACAGGGCTGGGATCGGCCTTGTTCGAAGAGGGCAGGGTAAAGGATCTGAACCTCGGTTCCTCTCCTTTTTTGGGAGGAATAGCGGAAGACTACATTTCAACCCGTGGTATATTGGCATTCTACCGTTCATTAGGGGGAGGGGAGATACAGGATGTTAAAACTTTGGTGGAACGCGTGGATGAGGATTCCAAAGCCCAAAAAGCCATCAACCAGCTTGCGCTTTGGTTGGCCGATTTTCTTTTGATACACCTACCGGTGCTAAGACCAGATCTGGTGATCATCGGTGGGAATATCAGTAAAGCTTATCATCTCTTTTTACCTAAAGTATCACGCATACTGCATGAACGAAATATTTCTACTCCGATAAAAGTAGCGGAGGTTGGGGAGCAGGCGGCTATTTTAGGCGCAGCTTCATTTGTCAATTATATAAAAAACGCTCTCTAAGCAATAATCTCATAAAGTTATTTTTTAGATAGGTAGTAAAATGTTGGCATTAACAAAATATAAGGAAGTGCTGCTATTATTAAATTATAATTAGCATGTTGGGTTAGCTGTGTGCTGTATATACTTATAGTCAGATAGCATGCAACAACCAATATTTTTAAAAAACGGAATGTATTGACTGCTTTTCTATATTCTTTTTCAGCATTTTCGTAGGTAATCTTTTCCAAATAGTTAAAATATTGCGGCACACTAGAGAACGCGGTTATTATTAAATAAAGTATAGTCGCCCACACTGGTAGGTTTAACAACTTACTTTTCTCACCATAGTTGTCAACCCCTCCGATAGCGTTGTAATGGGTGGGTATGGAGTCTGGCAACGTATAGTAAGTGGCTAAAATCACCAGCCAGTAAGATAATAGAAAAAGCAAACCAAAAATTTCAAACAATTTATCTTTCTTCCTAAATGCTAACTTGACATTTGGCCTTTTTGAAAGTCGGTTCATTCAGTTGAATTATATTCTTTTGTATGAAAATCTGTTGAACAAATCTATAAAATAATTTTATATTAAGCCTCTTCCAAGGAATAGGGCATTTTTCCTCCTTCAACCCATTGTTCCGGAAACCTGTACCGTTCTTTTTACCGCTATTTGGTGTCCGTTTCCAAACACTCGCTGTTCGTATTCGAACACTTGCGAACAATGAAAAATGCGTAATTAGTTTATGCAGGCCAAACATTCGCAATGGCATTGTTCTTGAAACCGAACAAAAAACGCTAAATTATGTTAAGGAACTATTTCAAGATTGCCTTGCGAAATCTGTGGAAGAATAAGGTCTTCAGCCTGATCAATATTGTCGGCTTGTCGTTAGGAATGGCCAGTATCCTGACGTTGACATTGCTTGTGAACCAATACATAACACGAGACGCGTTTCATCGGCATAAAGAACGGATGTACTATCTAAAGACCTTTACGTCCGACGGGAATAGCTATCAACAGACCACATTCCCCTTATTGTATGAGATTGAAAATAACTGTCCGGAAATAGAAGCGATTACGCACTGGCAGAATTGGGATTGGTTTCCCATAAAGGCTGGTGAAAACGAGGTGTTGGAAAGTACGATCTTTGTTGATCCGGATTTTCTCAAGGTCTTTTCATTTGATTTGAAAGAAGGAAATCCTGATCACGCGATGCAGGATAACAACTCCGTTGTTATTTCTCAAAAAGTGAAACGTCAGTTGTTTGCTGATGAGCCAGCTTTAGGGAAAACAGTGTTGTTGTCAGACAGTATTCCCGTTACGGTGACGGGTGTAGTAGACATTCCATCGAATTCTTCACTCCGTGCTGAAGTGTTCCTGCCCGTACAATTTTTACGTGGTCACAATGAAGGATTCGAATATGCTGCAAACTGGTACAACAGCTTTGCTGAAAATTACTTATTGCTTCGTGAAGGAGCAGATCCGAAGCAATTAGATAAGAAAATAGCTGGAATAGTTAAACAGCATTACTCACCGGAAAATCGAAATCAAGTGGTAAAAACTGTACCCTTTACGCAATTGAAGAGCGAAGGAGGGGCTACCATTCGTAAAATCATTATCGGTGCAGTAGCCGCATCCGTTTTTATTCTGTTGATTGTGGTTGTTAACCTGATCAATCTGAACATGGCTACGCTATTTACTCGTGCCAAAGAGGTTGCTGTACGTCGCATTGTTGGATCGACAAAAAAGAACATTATCATGCAGTTCTGCATAGAAAACGGGTTGATCATGATCATTTCTCTTGGTTTAGGCTTTGTCGTTTTCAAACTGGCATTGCTTTCCATGCTCAACGAGTTAGTCGGAGAACGTTTAGGGGAAGTGAGCTCAATAGGGCAGAGCTATACTGTGATCTTTCTGTTGGCAGCGGTGGCCCTAGGTGTCGTATTTCTTGCCGCCGGTATACCCAGTCTCTATTTAACTTCTATCAAGATAAGGGAAGCCATTAAAGGCGAAATTGTAAAGGGTATGGGGAGAAAACGGGGTATGCGAAACGTTTTCATCGCTACGCAATTTGTGTTGGGTATTACCTTTTTATGCATGGCCTTGATCCTCAGTAGGCAAATCCGTTATATGAAAAGTGTAGCCCCTGGCTTTAATACGGAGGAGGTGATGGTAGCCAATCTCACTATGAGTTTTAAAGATCCTGAGCAAGCCGAGGGTCAATTTAATGTTATCCTGCATTCGCTTCAGCAGAACCCCTATGTGAAAAGCATTTCTACTTCAGGAGTGATTCCTTCCGGCTACGACGAAAATTTTAATGGCTATGTAGAGGAAGAAACTGCTAAAGAAGCGCATCTGCGGCACGCTTGGGTTGGAGCGGGCTTTGCCGAAACTTTTGAAATCCCTATGGTAGCTGGTCGAAATTTCGATGATCGCCTGGAGGCAACCGAAGCGGATAAAGTGCTTCTCAACGAAACAGCGGTGAAAGCCTTTGGTTGGTCGGATCCAATAGGCAAGCTTATCAAGCAAAAGGGTGGAGGCGGTAATGCAACCGTTATCGGCGTGATGAAAGACTTTCATTACAATAGTCTGGATCGTCCCATCGAACCTTTGGTGCATTGGTATGGGGGTAAGCTGGGCGCAAATAATTATCTGAGCATTCGCATCGACCCTCGGCAGCGGAACAAAGTGATGTCTGATCTAGAAGGTATGTTTCGTAAAATACCTTCCAGAAAAGCATTTAGCTACGAGTCGATGAGCGAACGGGTAGAAAAGCAATATGTCCTGATCGATGGTATCTTAAAGGTAACCAATTACGTAACCTTTCTGATCCTGCTGATCGCATGTATGGGCCTGTTAGGGCTGAGCATGCTCTTTGCGCGTCACCGTACAAAAGAGATCGGCATCCGCAAAGTGCTGGGATCTTCGGTAGTGGGCATCCTGTCTCTACTTTCCAAAGACTTTATCAAACTGGTTCTGATAGCCATCTTCATTGCTACCCCGATCGCGTGGTATGTGATGAATACATGGCTCGAAGACTTTGCCTATCGCATCGATATCCAATGGTGGATGTTTGCCGTAGCCGGGTTCCTAGCTGTCGCCGTTGCTTTACTTACAATAGGTTTCCAATCTGTGCGAGCCGCCCGGACGAATCCAGTCAAGAGCTTACGATCAGAATAGCGTTCAATTTACGAAGCCCTAACCACATATTTTGTGGAATATGTATGGTTGGATAGAGCTCCTTTAGGGCGAAATGGAAACGCCTATTGATCAAAGCTTCATGGTGAAGCTGACCATGAGGGCAATGGTAGTCACCATTGCTGTACGGATTCAGCATAACAGAGAATTAAAAGCGCGCCTGCATTTACATCATTTCATCCTGATTATTCATCATTTCACTGGCTGTAATTTCTGTTTATCGATACAAAGTTACATAGAAAATATTCATTTCTTCTCTACGTCAGCTTGTCTTTCTCAGTAATAGGTCGGCCTCTTCCATAGCGGAATCCCGCTTAGTTAAAATATCATCTAAGGTTTGTTTAACCTCATAGTCACGAGAAATGCCATTTAATGTATATTTACAAAAAAAATATGCTGTTTAAAATGAAAAAAAAGTGCATCATCTTCTTAATGTTGTTTGCCTGCTTGGTTTTATATGCCAACGCGCAGCAAACGCCCGAAACAAAAAGACCCAATGTTATTCTCATCTATTCAGATGATCAAGGCTGGGCTGATTTAGGAGCTTATGGAGCGAAAGACCTGTATACGCCAACCTTGGATAGCCTGGCGTACAGTGGTGTACGATTTACTCAGTTTTATGCAGCAGCCCCTGTATGTTCACCCTCTCGTGCTTCGGTATTAACAGGCCGTTTTCCGCAGCGGGCGGGCCTGGCAGATAATGCCTCTTCGGAGATGGGCGGGGACGGCATGCCGGGAAATCAATATACCTTAGGCGAGCTGTTTAAAGATGCGGGCTATGCTACCGGACATATCGGTAAGTGGCATGTTGGATATAGCCCCGAGACAATGCCGAATGCGCAGGGATTCGATTATTCCTTTGGTTTTATGGGGGGATGTATTGATAACTATTCGCATTTTTTCTATTGGAATGGGCCGAATAGGCACGATCTATGGCGTAACGGGGAAGAAATTTATGCGCCCGGAAAATATTTTCCAGATCTGATGGTGGAGGAAGCGTCTGCTTTCATGGAACGTAATAAGGAAAAACCGTTCTTCCTGTATTTTGCTATCAACGTTCCGCACTATCCTTTGCAAGGAGAAGAGAAATGGCTTGATTTCTATAAGAACGAAGGAGTACCATCCCCACGGGATAAATATGCAGCTTTTGTTTCAACTATGGATGAGAAAGTTGGTTTGTTGCTTCAACATTTGAAAACCTTAGGCTTGGATGAAAATACCATCGTCGTTTTTCAGGCCGATCAGGGCTTTTCAGAAGAAGAGCGCAGCTTTGGAGGTGGAGGATCAGCAGGTATCTACCGCGGTTCAAAATTTAGCCTTTTTGAGGGTGGCGTACGGGTTCCGGCCTTTATAAGCTGGCCGGGAAAGATTGACCGGAATCAGGTGCGCGATCAGCTAGCAGCAAATATCGATTGGTTTCCGACTTTGGCAGCATACTGTGATATTCATCTACCAAAAAGAAAAATTGACGGAAAAAGTCTGGTAAAGGTTATCGCGCAGGAAAAAGAGCCATCCCCTCATGACACATTCTATTGGAAAAGTGGTGGCACGAAAGAGCGCCCACAATGGGCAGTGAGACAGGGGGAATGGAAACTCCTGCACAATCCAGGGCAAGCAAAAACGGACGAAATGGATGGTAATGGCTTATTCTTGGTAAATATAGCGAATGATCCAGGTGAAAAAAACAACTTGTCTGAGAAGCACCCCGCAGTGGTAAAAAAATTAAAAGATTTGTATGAAAAATGGGAGGTTGAGGTGGAAATGCAATAAGGCACGAACAACCTCCCTGTTTAAGTACTGTCCAGGGCCTAATGCCGGTTAATTGATATAATAAAAGCGGTTTTCGTTTAGCAATTTAATAATCGGAACCAAAGTTAAGCCGAGTTCGGTCAGCTTATATGCTATTCTTGGTGTTATCACCAAGGACAGTTTGCCGGTTCGGGAAAATATTCTTCACTAAAAAATTTCCCTGTTGGTCCGTCTTGATCAATCAAGGCATATTTAATGATACGTCGCGCCGCTTCTTCAGGGGTGCTTGTTCCCTGATGTCCGGTGAAATCGGTTTGAGTCCATCCAGGACAAACTGCATTCACCTTGAAGGGTGTGTCCCGAAGCTCAAAAGCGAGATTAACCGTGTACATGTTGAGTGCAGATTTAGACGATTGGTACACAACATACCTCTTAGGATAATTGTTATTTGAGATGTCTGCTGCAAGTGAAAGTGATGCCATACTAGTGCTTACATTTACAATCCGGGGTTCGTGAGATTTTTCAAGCAGATCAATAAACGCCTGTGTAACCCTCACGGCACCAAAGACGTTGGTATCATATACCTTTTGATATTCGCCTGCTGTGGTTTCAAGTGCAGACTGCTCAAAATCTCCGGAAATGCCTGCGTTGTTGATCAGCACATCCAGTACTGGTGTTTTTTCACCGATTACATTTCGAGCTCTATCGACCGACTCTTGAATGGTCACATCAAGTTGGAACGCTTCCACATTGCTGATTCCTTCAGACTTAAGCTTCTCCAATGCCGATAAACCGTTTTCCAGATTACGACTGCCTAAATAAACGAAAAACCCCTTTTTAGCGAGTTCTCTGACGACTTCTAAGCCAATTCCCTTGTTGGCCCCTGTAACTAATGCTGACTTCATAAGTACCATATTTGTTTTGACCAAGCAAAATTAATCGATAAGAAAACACACTATT
This Olivibacter sp. SDN3 DNA region includes the following protein-coding sequences:
- a CDS encoding VOC family protein, whose protein sequence is MLTDINPKIPMRNNAVTRDFYINKLDFKEFGNADYDGYLMVHKDSIQIHFFEFKELDPKENYGQVYIRTDDIDGLYQSMLENKIGIHPAGSLQTKPWGQKEFSVLDPDNNLLTFGQSI
- a CDS encoding alpha/beta fold hydrolase, encoding MEKPSFKSKIYRLIIRLAGIKTKIQKQFKNGDFTKAHKAAGIPTKVKKQCDVIYRTSSTGRKVWKLKKKDTSPQRYLFFVHGGGFVYNITKYDWVFLNKIVQHTDIGIVVPDYPLTPTNNYQDVFDMVVPVYADLVSSAGGENVILMGFSAGGGIALSLAQHAQKQRLQQPSHIILLSPLLDATIQHPEIQEIDQYDPYIDVKGMKTAISAYTAGTKTDDYMISPIYGPLDGLAPIHLFMGTHEVLLPDARKFVAMAKEKSVPITYYEYKQMYHAWIFLNMPEANDVFNKLVNIIA
- a CDS encoding DUF1648 domain-containing protein, which gives rise to MNRLSKRPNVKLAFRKKDKLFEIFGLLFLLSYWLVILATYYTLPDSIPTHYNAIGGVDNYGEKSKLLNLPVWATILYLIITAFSSVPQYFNYLEKITYENAEKEYRKAVNTFRFLKILVVACYLTISIYSTQLTQHANYNLIIAALPYILLMPTFYYLSKK
- a CDS encoding iron chaperone; the encoded protein is MAKTDFKTIDEYHNAFPMEVQERMQKIRKVIREVVPEAEEVISYQIPAFKYKKGYLIYYSAYTKHISLSSPWSEALLKEFEPELKKLKVTKSAIQLPSRDELPLDLIKRIVAFRKKESDQVK
- a CDS encoding ROK family protein gives rise to the protein MKNIEETVLGADVGGSHITAAIVDTVGRSVVPHSLVRRRIDAHASASVIMDAWVAALNAAEEAWGSKCTYLAVSMPGPFDYERGISLIKGMNKYEALYGIDIRQVFAERMKLPVNCVRFVNDAEAFLRGEVLAGPGSDVNRVFGVTLGTGLGSALFEEGRVKDLNLGSSPFLGGIAEDYISTRGILAFYRSLGGGEIQDVKTLVERVDEDSKAQKAINQLALWLADFLLIHLPVLRPDLVIIGGNISKAYHLFLPKVSRILHERNISTPIKVAEVGEQAAILGAASFVNYIKNAL
- a CDS encoding Crp/Fnr family transcriptional regulator; this encodes MIPALENIFDIASLPREAVDHLEKLVVTLNVAQGSTLIRKGQRCNHFYIIQKGFARIFSVIDDKQITTLFARENDIITSTYALFTQTSSNESVEILEDSVLLKINYEEFLNLCKENPILLKLYRFLMEKYYLALEERTLSLQFDSALERYRKLLSRHPFILQRASLGAIASYLGMSPVTLSRMRAQI
- a CDS encoding GNAT family N-acetyltransferase, producing MFYQSDTIIIREFKIEEISLFSELFDSLNVTRYLPYKTPEEYREMFHTALKDYKKGLFSRWGVFNTVNNDFIGMCLARHFADIPSQLEIGYTLSERYWGKGIATEVCSALVHYCFSHTDRKEVVAVTALDNIGSQKVLAKTGFKQKDNLIRDNDELAYFVIQRNTFLAALEQ
- a CDS encoding DUF2200 domain-containing protein; translated protein: MDNTRVYRMSFASVYPYYIQKAEKKGRTKAEVDEIIFWLTGYNEQTLQQHIDDKTDFETFFAQAPQINPNVSKITGVICGYRVEEIEDKLMQKIRYLDKMVDELAKGRTMEKILRK
- a CDS encoding DUF6624 domain-containing protein; protein product: MKILLGILLFFWTDIISGQESIQLPLLKKQLDSMALIDKKTGQDVRYGKIEDRDSLRAIVRETYIRNTAFAKQIFQEYGYPNYDKVGKESEKNFWLCVQHSDHDISFQQDVLKEMKKEVKRKKATASNFASLTDRVNINLGKPQVYGTQVTYDESRTAVPEPIIRPKQVNKRRKSIGLEPLEDYLAFATEAHRKMNPVE
- a CDS encoding glycoside hydrolase family 130 protein gives rise to the protein MNRRFLRKVLVIVGLITGIVPVQAQQEVNKLPDWAFGGFVRPDGVNPVISPRENTLFQDPMSGKKVAWESNDTFNPAAAVKDGEIVVLYRAEDKSGVKIGHRTSRIGYAASKDGISFTRKETPVFYPADDAQKSFEWPGGTEDPRVAVTEEGLYVLFYTQWNRDIARLGVATSRDLVSWEKHGQIFRKAENADLIVDKFHKSASIVTAVKDGKQVIAKVNGKYWIYWGEDGVFGATSDNLIDWEPVIDENNKLKAFISPREGYFDSDLTECGPPAVLTEHGILLLYNGKNNPNKGDSRFNKGTYSAGQVLFDVNDPTRVIGRLDVPFLRPMEPFEKSGQYVDGTVFIEGLVYFQEKWFLYYGCADSKVGVAIYDPAYPAQADPLP